In Propionispora vibrioides, one genomic interval encodes:
- a CDS encoding nicotinate-nucleotide--dimethylbenzimidazole phosphoribosyltransferase, with translation MDFEKVVDELIDGAAKPLHSLGLLEKHLKKVLLAWGRLDKKIRPYHIIYAADNGVVEEAVAPDPVEFTYLQARNMAAGLATVSCFCQINQIPYEVIDIGIRDKREAGINKKVAFGTKNFMKEEAMSREEFQQAWQVGVERVQQAVREKQANLLSFGEMGIGNTTTSSAVLHALTGMPPEFVVGHGAGLKSPEALRRKRLIVEKGVEKHMVKLHDVEDILRCVGGFDIVAMCASMVECGKLKIPFVLDGFITAVAYACAVRIDSKLDRYALPSHMSKEPGMAYCLLLGNIMAEDVIIHAGMGLGEGTGAVLMVSMLKTMLYAMQHVARISDFLAEAGKKELAM, from the coding sequence ATGGATTTTGAAAAAGTGGTTGATGAACTGATTGACGGTGCGGCCAAGCCGCTCCATAGCCTGGGCCTTTTGGAAAAACATCTGAAAAAGGTGCTTTTGGCCTGGGGCAGACTTGATAAGAAAATTCGCCCCTATCACATCATTTATGCGGCCGATAATGGTGTCGTCGAAGAGGCTGTCGCGCCGGACCCGGTTGAATTTACCTATTTGCAGGCGCGCAATATGGCGGCCGGTCTGGCAACAGTCAGTTGCTTTTGTCAAATCAATCAGATTCCCTATGAAGTGATCGACATAGGCATTCGCGATAAGCGCGAAGCAGGCATCAACAAAAAAGTTGCCTTCGGGACAAAAAACTTTATGAAAGAAGAAGCGATGAGCCGCGAGGAGTTTCAACAAGCCTGGCAGGTTGGCGTGGAACGGGTGCAACAAGCCGTAAGGGAAAAACAAGCAAATCTTTTGTCCTTTGGCGAAATGGGCATTGGCAATACAACGACTTCGTCGGCGGTGCTCCATGCACTGACCGGGATGCCGCCTGAATTTGTCGTCGGCCACGGCGCCGGACTCAAATCGCCCGAAGCACTGCGGCGCAAGCGGCTTATTGTAGAGAAGGGCGTCGAAAAGCACATGGTCAAGCTTCACGACGTAGAAGATATTTTGCGCTGTGTGGGCGGTTTTGATATTGTGGCCATGTGTGCCAGTATGGTCGAATGCGGCAAACTAAAGATTCCTTTTGTGCTGGACGGATTTATTACGGCTGTGGCTTACGCCTGTGCCGTCCGCATCGACAGCAAACTGGACCGTTACGCGCTGCCGTCCCATATGTCCAAGGAACCCGGTATGGCCTACTGTCTCCTGTTGGGCAACATTATGGCTGAAGATGTGATCATTCACGCCGGCATGGGCCTCGGGGAAGGTACCGGCGCAGTGCTGATGGTGTCTATGCTGAAAACCATGCTTTATGCCATGCAGCATGTGGCGAGGATTTCCGATTTTTTGGCCGAGGCGGGCAAGAAGGAACTGGCCATGTAG
- the eutS gene encoding ethanolamine utilization microcompartment protein EutS, translating to MALDKPRMVQEYVPGKQVTLAHLIANPKKDLCEKLGLTAVSAIGILTITPCEAAIIAADAATKTAAVTIGFMDRFTGSVVITGNISAVEAALNQVVHLLGDGLGFSGPKVTRS from the coding sequence ATGGCCTTAGACAAACCGCGCATGGTTCAAGAGTATGTGCCGGGCAAGCAGGTGACTCTTGCTCATTTGATTGCCAATCCCAAAAAGGATTTATGCGAAAAACTCGGTCTCACTGCTGTTTCGGCGATCGGAATTTTAACGATCACTCCCTGTGAAGCAGCCATTATCGCCGCCGATGCGGCAACGAAGACCGCCGCTGTGACCATCGGTTTTATGGACCGTTTTACGGGTTCTGTGGTTATTACCGGCAATATTTCGGCGGTGGAGGCGGCGCTTAACCAGGTCGTTCATCTGCTTGGTGACGGACTGGGCTTTTCCGGGCCGAAGGTTACGCGCTCCTAG